A single genomic interval of Spinacia oleracea cultivar Varoflay chromosome 6, BTI_SOV_V1, whole genome shotgun sequence harbors:
- the LOC130464100 gene encoding uncharacterized protein, giving the protein MTQPNSTSKMTSLPPSSSPLPGFVFQPTPREIFTYFLPQRLLFGLESLLTYQDFVSDIDLYENKTPEDISESSEQTEFYFFTKCKGSGKKIKREIPGKGNWTSHSQTIDCLVEIEGKERRVGSSRQFKFQNNPCKDSRVSWIMHEYLADKDYIKDVALSKNCKNINNESIIALCHVYKKVETKAENNVVKYSNTILNNKRKGDCMLMLEGSKKICINNETIRTSNEEETMKISIINGDDKEITEANYVDKDIDEVLNMINFNDLSSEIDDWDFNNKNDDYTTNITTTIDDANFERVLSSEEHKWSSYLNVQQFIETSSDFPTMDAAGFNNNNNENYVSSIEKFLLG; this is encoded by the exons ATGACTCAACCAAATTCCACAAGCAAGATGACCTCTcttccaccatcatcatcaccattacCCGGCTTCGTTTTTCAACCCACACCTCGAGAAATATTCACTTATTTTCTTCCTCAAAGGTTACTTTTTGGTCTCGAATCATTACTTACCTACCAAGATTTTGTGTCGGACATCGATCTTTATGAAAACAAGACTCCCGAAGACATATCCGAAAGCTCAGAACAGACAGAATTCTACTTTTTCACTAAGTGTAAAGGATCCGGTAAGAAGATAAAAAGAGAAATACccggaaaaggaaattggaCGAGTCACAGTCAAACGATTGATTGCTTAGTGGAGATTGAAGGGAAGGAGAGAAGAGTTGGTTCAAGCCgacaattcaaatttcaaaataatccATGCAAAGATTCTAGGGTTTCTTGGATCATGCATGAATATTTGGCGGATAAAGATTATATAAAGGACGTAGCCCTATCCAAAAACTGCAAAAATATCAATAAC GAAAGTATAATAGCATTATGCCATGTTTACAAGAAAGTGGAGACAAAAGCAGAGAATAATGTGGTGAAATATTCGAACACAATTttgaacaacaaaagaaaaggaGATTGCATGTTAATGTTGGAGGGAAGCAAGAAGATTTGCATTAACAACGAAACAATTAGGACATCTAATGAAGAGGAAACAATGAAGATTAGCATTATCAATGGAGATGATAAGGAGATTACGGAAGCTAATTATGTTGATAAAGATATTGATGAAGTCCTCAACATGATTAATTTCAATGATTTGTCGTCAGAAATCGATGATTGGGATTTCAACAACAAGAATGATGATTATACGACTAATATTACTACTACTATTGATGATGCTAATTTTGAGAGAGTCTTATCGTCAGAGGAACACAAGTGGAGTTCCTACTTGAATGTTCAACAGTTTATCGAGACATCATCGGATTTTCCAACAATGGATGCTGCAGgattcaacaacaacaacaacgaaaATTATGTTTCTAGTATAGAAAAGTTTTTACTAGGTTGA